From a single Pseudomonas serboccidentalis genomic region:
- a CDS encoding PilZ domain-containing protein, with product MSQTGRDYSEKRDFIRMRVDADVVLIHEGDEVAAVCIDLSSSGMQVEAPRQFAVGDRLSVRIDSDHAALSGLEAETEVVWVKAQDGNNQKLGLSILKMK from the coding sequence ATGAGTCAAACCGGTCGGGACTACAGCGAAAAGCGCGATTTCATCCGCATGCGGGTCGATGCCGATGTCGTGTTGATTCATGAGGGTGATGAGGTTGCAGCGGTGTGCATCGACCTCTCCAGCAGCGGCATGCAGGTCGAGGCACCCCGGCAGTTCGCGGTCGGCGACCGTTTGAGCGTGCGTATCGATTCCGATCATGCGGCCCTCAGCGGCCTGGAAGCCGAGACCGAAGTGGTCTGGGTCAAGGCGCAGGATGGCAACAACCAGAAGCTCGGTTTGAGCATTCTGAAGATGAAATAG
- a CDS encoding DUF4404 family protein, producing MPAQELQKQLDTLREQLEQNPPLSEAEREDLHALMAQIESEIKLESATQDTSIADGVNLAVERFEVEHPTIAGTLRNIVNALGSMGI from the coding sequence ATGCCCGCCCAAGAACTGCAAAAACAACTCGACACCCTGCGCGAGCAATTGGAGCAGAATCCGCCGCTGTCCGAAGCCGAGCGTGAAGATCTGCATGCGCTGATGGCGCAGATCGAATCGGAAATCAAACTGGAAAGCGCCACGCAGGACACCAGCATCGCCGATGGCGTGAACCTGGCGGTGGAACGCTTTGAAGTGGAACACCCAACTATTGCCGGCACCCTGCGCAATATCGTCAATGCGCTGGGCAGCATGGGTATCTGA
- the tal gene encoding transaldolase: protein MTSKLEQLKQMTTVVADTGDFEAIARVKPVDATTNPSLLLKAAAIPAYAELLNACVSDCKGDVGLASDRFGVAVGQEILKVIPGRISTEVDARLSFDQDAVLKRAHRLIELYDKAGIGRDRVLIKIASTWEGIRAAEILEKEGIQTNLTLLFSFAQAAACADAGVFLISPFVGRIYDWYKKANGNDYTGADDPGVQSVTRIYNYYKSNDYKTVVMGASFRNLNQIEQLAGCDRLTISPDLIDKLAADTGKLERKLAPGHAGEARLSLNEAQFRWLSNEDAMATEKLAEGIRQFARDQEKLEALLQAKL from the coding sequence ATGACTTCCAAGCTGGAACAACTCAAACAAATGACCACCGTGGTTGCCGACACCGGCGACTTCGAAGCGATCGCCCGGGTCAAGCCGGTAGACGCCACCACCAACCCTTCCCTGCTGCTTAAAGCCGCAGCCATCCCGGCTTACGCCGAACTGCTGAACGCGTGCGTCAGCGACTGCAAGGGCGACGTAGGCCTGGCCAGCGACCGTTTCGGCGTCGCCGTGGGCCAGGAAATCCTCAAAGTGATCCCGGGCCGTATCTCCACCGAAGTGGATGCGCGTCTGTCGTTCGACCAGGACGCCGTGCTCAAGCGTGCACACCGCCTGATCGAGCTGTACGACAAGGCCGGCATCGGCCGTGACCGCGTGCTGATCAAGATCGCGTCCACCTGGGAAGGCATCCGCGCGGCCGAGATTCTCGAGAAAGAAGGCATCCAGACCAACCTGACCCTGCTGTTCTCCTTTGCCCAGGCGGCCGCCTGCGCTGACGCCGGGGTGTTCCTGATCTCGCCGTTCGTGGGCCGCATCTACGACTGGTACAAGAAGGCCAACGGCAACGACTACACCGGCGCCGATGATCCGGGCGTACAGTCGGTCACCCGCATCTACAACTACTACAAGTCCAATGACTACAAGACCGTGGTCATGGGCGCCAGCTTCCGCAACCTGAACCAGATCGAGCAACTGGCCGGCTGCGACCGTCTGACCATCAGCCCGGACCTGATCGACAAGCTGGCGGCAGACACCGGCAAACTGGAGCGCAAACTCGCCCCGGGTCACGCCGGCGAAGCCCGCCTGAGCCTGAACGAAGCGCAGTTCCGCTGGTTGTCCAACGAAGACGCGATGGCCACCGAGAAACTGGCTGAGGGCATCCGTCAGTTCGCCCGAGACCAGGAGAAGCTCGAGGCGCTGTTGCAGGCCAAGCTGTGA
- the queF gene encoding NADPH-dependent 7-cyano-7-deazaguanine reductase QueF (Catalyzes the NADPH-dependent reduction of 7-cyano-7-deazaguanine (preQ0) to 7-aminomethyl-7-deazaguanine (preQ1) in queuosine biosynthesis) has protein sequence MHPAAEHSPLGKSSEYIATYTPSLLFPIPRTAKWAELGLTADTLPYKGVDFWNCFELSWLLPSGKPVVAIGEFSIPADSPNIIESKSFKLYLNSLNQTPFADIASLEATLVKDLSAAAGKPVGVRVRSLKDVEGEGVVALPGVCIDDLDISVSNYEHPRPELLRCDDSRIVEESVHSHLLKSNCPVTSQPDWGSVVVEYRGAALDHASLLEYIVSFRQHSDFHEQCVERIFLDLQRLLKPEKLTVFARYVRRGGLDINPYRSTESVQLPNHRLVRQ, from the coding sequence ATGCATCCCGCAGCCGAACATTCGCCGCTGGGCAAGTCCAGCGAATACATCGCCACGTACACACCGTCCCTGTTGTTCCCGATCCCGCGCACTGCGAAGTGGGCCGAACTGGGCCTGACCGCCGACACCCTGCCGTATAAAGGTGTGGATTTCTGGAACTGCTTCGAATTGTCGTGGCTGCTGCCGTCGGGCAAACCGGTGGTGGCGATTGGTGAATTCAGTATTCCCGCCGATTCGCCGAACATCATCGAGTCCAAGTCGTTCAAGCTGTACCTGAACTCGCTGAACCAGACGCCGTTTGCCGACATCGCCAGCCTGGAAGCGACGCTGGTCAAGGACCTGTCGGCTGCTGCCGGCAAGCCAGTGGGCGTGCGGGTGCGCAGCTTGAAGGATGTCGAAGGCGAAGGCGTCGTGGCTCTGCCGGGCGTGTGCATCGACGATCTGGACATCAGCGTCAGCAACTATGAGCATCCGCGTCCCGAACTGCTGCGTTGCGATGATTCGCGCATTGTCGAAGAGAGCGTGCACAGCCATCTGCTCAAATCCAACTGTCCGGTGACCAGTCAGCCGGATTGGGGTAGCGTGGTGGTGGAATATCGCGGCGCGGCACTGGATCACGCCAGCCTGCTGGAGTACATCGTCAGCTTCCGCCAGCACTCGGACTTTCACGAACAGTGCGTGGAGCGGATTTTCCTCGACCTGCAGCGTCTGCTGAAGCCGGAGAAACTCACGGTATTTGCGCGGTATGTGCGTCGCGGCGGACTGGACATCAACCCGTATCGCAGCACTGAATCTGTACAACTGCCGAACCACCGTCTGGTCCGTCAGTAA
- a CDS encoding glycosyl hydrolase family 5, with protein sequence MKSAPLKRLGALTLLLLAATGHSHANELFPALPANKTVGVQVKVQTFSAADAQQIKATGFSFVRFGVWTDSLASATYQKQISDAFAVARAAGLPVLMTLRATKPLPTNDLTSAGVAYANALTSLATTYGSQLVAIELWNEPDLGTYWPTGNFDTTFVPFMSAACKTLQDQPPAAPVIGFGFARPPTADSASTVALNRIVSEYPKCLSAISYHPYGMTGTQISNAQAFIQQNFHLPGVISEWGISALASNGGTEGQASKISAFVADIKTRNIALTSIYEWKNSDTGSNDREKNFGLQTSDGQAKPAESAVRTQLNLQ encoded by the coding sequence ATGAAATCAGCACCTCTCAAACGACTGGGCGCTTTGACCCTGTTGCTGCTGGCTGCAACCGGCCACAGTCACGCCAATGAACTGTTCCCGGCCCTTCCCGCCAATAAAACCGTTGGTGTTCAGGTCAAGGTTCAGACCTTCTCCGCCGCTGACGCCCAGCAGATCAAAGCCACCGGCTTCAGTTTCGTGCGCTTTGGCGTCTGGACCGACAGCCTGGCCAGCGCGACGTATCAAAAGCAGATCAGCGACGCCTTCGCCGTGGCCCGCGCCGCTGGCCTGCCGGTATTGATGACCCTGCGCGCGACCAAGCCGTTACCGACCAATGATCTGACGAGCGCCGGCGTCGCGTACGCCAACGCGCTGACCAGCCTGGCGACGACCTACGGTTCGCAACTGGTGGCGATTGAACTGTGGAACGAGCCGGACCTGGGCACCTACTGGCCGACCGGCAATTTCGACACAACGTTCGTGCCGTTCATGAGCGCGGCGTGCAAGACACTGCAGGACCAGCCTCCGGCCGCCCCGGTGATCGGCTTTGGCTTCGCCCGGCCACCCACCGCCGACTCGGCGTCCACGGTGGCCCTCAACCGGATCGTCAGTGAATACCCCAAATGTCTCAGCGCGATCTCCTATCATCCGTATGGCATGACGGGCACGCAGATCAGCAACGCTCAGGCGTTCATCCAGCAGAACTTCCATCTGCCGGGAGTGATCAGCGAATGGGGCATCTCGGCGCTCGCCTCAAACGGTGGGACCGAGGGTCAGGCGAGCAAAATCAGTGCGTTTGTCGCCGATATCAAAACCCGCAACATTGCACTGACCTCGATCTACGAATGGAAAAACAGCGACACGGGCAGCAACGACCGAGAGAAAAATTTCGGCCTGCAAACCTCCGACGGCCAGGCAAAACCAGCCGAATCCGCAGTCAGGACCCAGTTGAACCTGCAATAG
- the rssB gene encoding two-component system response regulator RssB has protein sequence MPKTSATLLIIDDDEVVRASLAAYLEDSGFSVLQASNGQQGLQVFEQDKPDLVICDLRMPQMGGLELIRQVTERSPQTPMIVVSGAGVMNDAVEALRLGAADYLIKPLEDLAVLEHSVRRALDRARLLLENQRYREKLEKANRELEASLNLLQEDQNAGRQVQMNMLPESPWRIDEFQFAHQIIPSLYLSGDFVDYFRVDERRVAFYLADVSGHGASSAFVTVLLKFMTTRLLFESKRNGTLPEFKPSEVLGHINRGLISCKLGKHVTMVGGVIDEETGLLTYSIGGHLPLPVLYTPDSVRYLEGRGLPVGLFNEATYEDHVLELPPTFSLTLMSDGILDLLPEPTLKEKEAALPQRVKSAGGSLDGLRQVFGLATLGEMPDDIALLVLSRNLQ, from the coding sequence ATGCCAAAAACCAGTGCCACGCTGCTGATAATCGATGATGACGAAGTAGTACGCGCGAGCCTCGCGGCCTATTTGGAAGACAGTGGTTTCAGCGTCCTGCAGGCCAGCAACGGCCAACAGGGTCTTCAGGTATTCGAGCAAGACAAGCCCGACTTGGTCATCTGCGATCTGCGCATGCCGCAGATGGGCGGTCTCGAACTCATCCGTCAGGTCACTGAGCGGTCACCGCAAACGCCGATGATCGTCGTTTCGGGTGCCGGCGTGATGAACGACGCGGTCGAGGCGCTGCGCCTGGGTGCGGCGGACTACCTGATCAAGCCTCTCGAAGACCTCGCCGTGCTCGAGCACTCGGTGCGTCGCGCGCTTGATCGTGCGCGCCTGCTGCTGGAGAACCAGCGCTACCGCGAGAAGCTGGAGAAGGCCAACCGCGAGCTCGAAGCCAGCCTGAACCTGCTCCAGGAAGACCAGAATGCCGGTCGCCAGGTGCAGATGAACATGCTGCCGGAAAGCCCGTGGCGCATCGACGAGTTCCAGTTTGCACATCAGATCATCCCGTCGTTGTACCTGTCGGGTGATTTTGTCGACTATTTCCGCGTTGACGAGCGTCGGGTGGCGTTCTACCTGGCCGACGTATCGGGCCATGGCGCTTCTTCAGCGTTCGTCACCGTGCTGCTGAAGTTCATGACCACGCGCTTGCTGTTCGAGTCCAAGCGCAACGGCACCCTGCCGGAATTCAAGCCTTCGGAAGTCCTTGGTCATATCAACCGGGGGCTGATCAGCTGTAAGCTGGGCAAACACGTCACAATGGTCGGTGGAGTCATCGACGAGGAGACCGGTTTGTTGACCTATAGCATCGGCGGCCATCTGCCGTTGCCTGTGTTGTACACGCCTGACAGTGTTCGTTACCTCGAAGGCCGCGGTTTGCCGGTAGGCCTTTTCAACGAGGCCACCTACGAAGATCACGTGCTTGAGCTGCCACCGACTTTCAGCCTGACGCTGATGTCCGACGGCATTCTGGATCTATTGCCAGAACCTACGCTCAAAGAAAAAGAAGCTGCTTTGCCGCAACGGGTGAAGTCGGCGGGCGGCAGCCTGGATGGTCTGCGGCAAGTGTTTGGATTGGCCACGCTAGGGGAGATGCCGGATGATATCGCCCTGTTGGTGTTGAGCAGGAACCTTCAATGA
- a CDS encoding polysaccharide biosynthesis tyrosine autokinase — protein MQLPSVIANRDNDQDTIDLLGIFGSLIDQKWLIGAFTGAFMAAGVAYAVLATPVYLANALVQVEPKKNDMLGFSDLSSMLGGQSPSVTEIGIIKSRAVIGKTVDDLRLDIDVTPNTFPVIGGFLARRYRGETEFSVAPPRFGFNSYAWGGQRLEFTRLNLPKELMGKKLTLVAGDQQHFQLFDDNDNLLAEGVAGEAFAQGGVEGQIAQLSANPGTRFEVVRNPRIVTIQGYQDALDISEQGKESGIIRLALASADAAEAVKILDKIAALYVDQNVRRTSAEAAQSLAFLQSQLPQVKRDLAKASDALNAYQTHGKTVNISLETQSVLGQSVALETRISELKMQQAELDRKFTKQHPAYRALMSQIGELTQQQKALEGKVGDLPATQQELLNLTRDVEVASQIYTQLLNKSQELDIVRAGAVGNVRLVDPADVDLTSPVKPKKALIVLIATFLGAFVGVALVLLRKSLSKGLEGPEAIEQLGLPVYASIPYSVLQREEDSKKVRVKSTAQTPASLLALRNPTDLSIESIRSLRTSLHFAALDSTNNRIMISGPSPQVGKTFVSSNLAAVMAQSGQRVLLIDADMRKGHLHKTLNVPIDNGLSDLLAKRCSIEQAVNTVEIDNLHFISRGQVPPNPSELLMHVNFRDLLAELSERYDVVIIDTPPLLAVTDAAIVGREAGISLIVTRFAVNPAKEIEITIRRFAQNGIELKGAVFNGVEKRTASSYGNGSYGYYNYEYASDKS, from the coding sequence ATGCAGTTACCGTCAGTAATCGCCAACCGTGATAACGATCAAGACACTATTGATCTTCTCGGCATATTTGGCAGTTTGATCGACCAGAAATGGCTGATCGGTGCCTTCACCGGTGCCTTCATGGCCGCCGGCGTAGCCTATGCGGTATTGGCGACGCCGGTGTACCTGGCGAACGCGCTGGTTCAGGTCGAACCGAAAAAGAATGACATGCTCGGGTTTTCCGACCTCAGCAGCATGCTCGGCGGGCAATCGCCGTCGGTGACCGAAATCGGCATCATCAAGTCCCGCGCGGTGATCGGCAAAACCGTCGACGACCTGCGTCTGGACATCGACGTCACCCCCAACACCTTCCCGGTCATCGGCGGTTTTCTCGCCCGGCGTTATCGCGGCGAAACCGAGTTCAGCGTGGCGCCGCCGCGTTTCGGCTTTAACAGCTACGCCTGGGGCGGTCAGCGTCTGGAGTTCACCCGGCTCAATCTGCCCAAAGAGCTGATGGGCAAGAAGCTCACGCTGGTGGCGGGCGACCAACAGCACTTTCAGTTGTTCGATGACAACGACAACCTGTTGGCCGAGGGCGTCGCGGGCGAAGCCTTCGCGCAGGGCGGGGTAGAGGGGCAGATCGCTCAGTTGTCGGCCAACCCGGGTACCCGATTTGAAGTGGTGCGCAATCCACGGATTGTGACCATTCAGGGTTACCAGGATGCGCTGGATATTTCCGAGCAGGGCAAGGAATCGGGGATTATCCGTCTGGCGCTGGCCAGTGCCGACGCCGCCGAGGCGGTGAAGATCCTCGACAAGATCGCGGCGCTGTACGTGGACCAAAACGTGCGCCGTACTTCGGCGGAAGCGGCGCAGAGCCTGGCGTTTCTGCAAAGCCAGTTGCCGCAGGTCAAACGTGATCTGGCCAAGGCCAGCGATGCGCTCAACGCCTACCAGACCCACGGCAAGACCGTGAATATTTCCCTGGAAACCCAATCGGTGCTCGGTCAGTCCGTCGCGCTCGAAACGCGGATTTCCGAGTTGAAAATGCAGCAGGCGGAACTCGATCGCAAATTCACCAAGCAGCATCCGGCGTATCGCGCCCTGATGTCGCAGATCGGTGAATTGACCCAGCAGCAGAAGGCGCTGGAAGGCAAAGTCGGCGATCTGCCGGCCACGCAGCAGGAGCTGCTTAACCTGACCCGCGATGTGGAAGTGGCTTCGCAGATCTACACGCAGTTGCTGAACAAATCCCAGGAGCTGGACATCGTCCGCGCCGGTGCGGTGGGCAACGTGCGTTTGGTCGATCCGGCGGATGTCGACCTGACCAGCCCGGTCAAACCGAAAAAAGCCCTGATTGTGTTGATCGCAACCTTCCTCGGTGCTTTTGTCGGTGTGGCCCTGGTGCTGCTGCGCAAATCCCTGAGCAAAGGCCTGGAAGGGCCGGAAGCCATCGAGCAGCTCGGGTTGCCGGTGTACGCCTCGATTCCCTATAGCGTCTTGCAGCGCGAAGAGGACAGTAAGAAAGTGCGGGTCAAAAGCACGGCGCAGACGCCGGCCTCTCTGCTGGCTCTGCGCAATCCGACCGACCTGTCCATCGAATCGATCCGCAGCCTGCGCACCAGTCTGCATTTCGCTGCACTGGATTCGACCAACAACCGCATCATGATCTCCGGCCCCAGCCCGCAGGTCGGCAAGACATTCGTCTCGTCCAACCTCGCGGCCGTCATGGCGCAAAGCGGTCAGCGCGTCTTGCTGATCGACGCCGACATGCGCAAGGGCCATCTGCACAAGACGCTCAATGTGCCGATCGACAATGGCCTGTCGGACCTGCTGGCCAAGCGTTGCAGCATCGAGCAGGCCGTCAATACGGTGGAAATCGACAACCTTCACTTCATCAGCCGTGGGCAGGTTCCGCCCAATCCTTCCGAGCTGTTGATGCACGTCAACTTCCGCGACCTGCTGGCCGAACTGAGTGAGCGCTACGACGTGGTGATCATCGACACGCCGCCGCTGCTGGCGGTGACCGACGCCGCGATTGTCGGGCGCGAAGCCGGCATCAGCCTGATCGTCACCCGGTTTGCGGTGAACCCGGCCAAAGAGATTGAAATAACCATTCGCCGCTTCGCCCAGAACGGCATCGAGCTCAAGGGCGCGGTGTTCAACGGCGTCGAGAAGCGCACAGCCAGCTCCTACGGCAACGGTAGCTACGGTTATTACAACTACGAATACGCGTCCGACAAATCCTGA
- a CDS encoding low molecular weight protein-tyrosine-phosphatase, translating to MFRNILVVCVGNICRSPTAELLLRNALTPSTISVTSAGLAARVGEGMEASARQVLEARGHSAEGFTARQLTADIVNESDLILVMEKQHVNQVLKIASHARGKVFLLGKWQSEREIQDPYRQGKAAFIHAHALIEDAVSSWAQRLGH from the coding sequence TTGTTCAGAAATATCCTGGTTGTGTGCGTTGGCAATATTTGCCGAAGTCCGACAGCAGAACTTCTGCTGCGTAACGCGCTGACTCCCTCAACGATCTCGGTGACCTCCGCAGGCCTCGCGGCGCGGGTTGGTGAAGGCATGGAAGCGTCGGCGCGCCAGGTTCTGGAAGCCCGCGGCCACAGTGCCGAGGGTTTCACGGCGCGGCAATTGACCGCTGATATTGTCAATGAGTCGGACCTGATTCTGGTCATGGAAAAACAACATGTGAATCAGGTGCTGAAGATTGCCTCTCACGCCAGAGGCAAAGTGTTTCTTCTTGGCAAGTGGCAGAGCGAACGAGAAATACAGGATCCGTATCGTCAAGGTAAGGCCGCTTTTATTCATGCCCATGCATTGATTGAAGATGCTGTTAGCTCGTGGGCGCAGCGCCTCGGACATTGA
- a CDS encoding MlaA family lipoprotein — MRWSNPLAQLCVCASVLLVPFAANAATEEDPWESVNRPIFQFNDFVDTYALKPLAQGYEYVTPQFLEDGIHNMFRNVGDVTNLANNILQAKPAAAGVDTARIIFNTTFGLLGFFDVGTKMGLHRSDEDFGQTLGYWGVGSGPYVMLPLLGPSTLRDAPSKYVDSYTGPYRYMNDVPVRNSVFGLNIVDTRASLLSSEKLISGDKYTFIRNAYLQNREFKVKDGQVEDDF; from the coding sequence ATGCGCTGGAGCAACCCTCTCGCTCAGCTTTGTGTATGTGCCAGCGTCTTGCTGGTTCCGTTCGCTGCCAACGCCGCGACGGAAGAAGACCCTTGGGAAAGCGTCAACCGCCCGATCTTCCAGTTCAACGACTTCGTCGACACCTACGCGCTCAAGCCACTGGCCCAGGGCTATGAATACGTGACGCCGCAGTTCCTCGAAGACGGCATTCACAACATGTTCCGCAACGTCGGTGACGTGACCAACCTGGCGAACAACATTCTGCAGGCCAAACCTGCAGCGGCCGGTGTCGATACCGCACGGATCATCTTCAACACCACTTTCGGCCTGCTGGGCTTCTTCGACGTCGGCACCAAAATGGGCCTGCATCGCAGCGACGAAGACTTCGGCCAGACCCTCGGTTACTGGGGCGTCGGCAGCGGTCCGTACGTGATGTTGCCGCTGCTGGGCCCAAGCACCCTGCGTGACGCGCCTTCCAAGTACGTCGACAGCTACACCGGCCCGTACCGCTACATGAACGACGTGCCGGTGCGTAACTCGGTGTTCGGGCTGAACATCGTCGATACCCGCGCCAGCCTGCTGTCGAGCGAGAAGCTGATCAGTGGCGACAAGTACACCTTCATCCGCAACGCTTACTTGCAGAACCGCGAGTTCAAAGTGAAGGATGGCCAGGTCGAAGACGATTTTTAA
- a CDS encoding HAD family phosphatase — translation MSHAEALPVAAPGLTAVLFGLSGCLVDFGARTHQHASVLPEHADVTPGALDSLLSLQRQQIPCAWLDELPPALAQPLSASLPAWIKPTQHSATINPWPAPNACWQALMGLNVSRLDGCVLVSGEPRLLQSGLNAGLWTIGLASCGSLCGLSPSEWQALSQKEREQRRGKATMQLFGLGVHSVIDHLGELDTCLADINLRRFKGEKP, via the coding sequence ATGTCACACGCTGAAGCCTTGCCTGTCGCCGCACCCGGTCTGACCGCCGTGCTGTTCGGACTCAGTGGTTGTCTGGTGGATTTCGGTGCCCGTACCCATCAACACGCCAGCGTGCTGCCCGAGCACGCAGACGTCACCCCCGGTGCCCTCGACAGCCTGCTCAGTTTGCAGCGCCAGCAGATTCCCTGTGCCTGGCTCGACGAGTTGCCCCCTGCCCTCGCGCAACCGCTGTCGGCCTCGCTGCCGGCGTGGATCAAACCGACGCAACATTCAGCAACAATCAATCCCTGGCCGGCGCCGAACGCCTGCTGGCAAGCGCTGATGGGCTTGAACGTCAGTCGTCTGGACGGCTGCGTACTGGTCAGCGGCGAGCCACGCTTGCTGCAATCGGGCCTCAACGCCGGGCTGTGGACCATTGGCCTGGCGTCCTGCGGTTCGCTGTGCGGCCTGTCGCCGAGCGAGTGGCAAGCCCTGAGCCAGAAGGAACGCGAACAGCGGCGTGGCAAGGCGACCATGCAGTTGTTCGGGCTGGGCGTGCATTCGGTGATCGATCATCTGGGTGAGCTCGACACCTGCCTGGCCGACATCAACCTGCGTCGCTTCAAAGGCGAAAAGCCCTGA
- a CDS encoding glycosyltransferase has protein sequence MKKILHVAETIKGGVATVIRTISASPEGQDSNYELVYLVPLDQQKELHGIDERQIRTFERSGRDVRSLLRFAWQLTRVMLKEKPDVVHLHSTFSGVIGRCVCVLLKPWRRPKIVYCPHAFSFLMESSPIKQKLYAWIERVLQRVTDVIICVSRYEMDKAARFGIQRKRMKLIYNGIHQRDEAPKVDSPEPIHLLFVGRLDYQKGFDVLLKAFAKVQRSDLKLTVVGSAVNEDTVECPEMDAVEYLPWVTPAEVHALYQQADALIVPSRWEGFAMVPLEGMAMGLPVIASNCTSLPELVTHEVSGYVFPTGDHQALADVLARIQKPRLLDLGSEGRNIVRERFSAALMIRQTYDVYCAPTY, from the coding sequence GTGAAAAAAATACTGCACGTGGCTGAAACGATAAAAGGTGGGGTCGCCACCGTTATCCGCACCATCTCGGCTTCCCCCGAAGGTCAGGATTCGAATTACGAGCTGGTCTATCTGGTGCCGCTCGATCAGCAAAAAGAGCTGCACGGCATCGATGAACGACAGATTCGCACGTTCGAACGCAGCGGCCGCGATGTGCGCTCACTGCTGCGTTTCGCCTGGCAACTGACCCGGGTGATGCTCAAGGAAAAACCCGATGTGGTGCATTTGCACAGCACCTTTTCCGGGGTGATCGGCCGTTGCGTGTGTGTGCTGCTCAAACCATGGCGTCGACCAAAAATCGTCTACTGCCCGCACGCGTTTTCGTTCCTGATGGAAAGCTCGCCGATCAAGCAGAAGCTCTACGCGTGGATCGAACGGGTCCTGCAGCGGGTCACTGACGTGATCATCTGCGTCAGCCGTTACGAGATGGACAAGGCGGCGCGCTTCGGCATCCAGCGCAAGCGCATGAAGCTGATCTACAACGGCATCCATCAGCGTGACGAAGCGCCGAAGGTTGATAGTCCCGAGCCGATTCATTTGCTGTTCGTCGGTCGCCTCGACTACCAGAAAGGCTTCGACGTGCTGCTCAAGGCCTTCGCCAAGGTGCAGCGCAGCGATCTGAAACTGACGGTGGTCGGCAGTGCGGTCAACGAGGACACGGTTGAATGCCCGGAGATGGACGCGGTCGAGTACCTGCCGTGGGTCACGCCTGCCGAAGTGCACGCGCTGTATCAACAGGCCGACGCGCTGATCGTCCCCAGTCGCTGGGAAGGTTTCGCCATGGTGCCGCTGGAAGGCATGGCCATGGGGTTGCCGGTGATCGCCAGCAATTGCACGTCGCTGCCCGAACTGGTCACCCATGAAGTGTCCGGCTATGTCTTCCCCACCGGTGACCACCAGGCGCTGGCCGATGTGCTGGCGCGAATCCAGAAGCCGCGGTTGCTCGACCTCGGCAGCGAAGGCCGGAACATCGTGCGCGAACGTTTCAGCGCTGCACTGATGATTCGCCAGACCTATGACGTGTATTGCGCTCCCACTTATTAA
- the rssC gene encoding anti-sigma factor antagonist RssC, whose product MSTGRIQFAEQDGTFVLKFVGEVRLTLCSALDATIEKIFTALNFNAIVIDLTETRSIDSTTLGLLAKLSILSRQKVGLLPTVVTTHEDITRLLQSMGFEQVFNIVNHPVPCPECLDDLPDQDQSEEVVRIKVLEAHKILMGLNDSNREAFHDLVNALERH is encoded by the coding sequence ATGAGTACCGGTAGAATCCAGTTCGCCGAGCAGGACGGCACCTTCGTCCTGAAGTTCGTCGGTGAAGTTCGCCTGACCCTGTGTTCGGCGTTGGATGCGACTATTGAGAAAATCTTCACCGCGTTGAATTTCAACGCGATCGTGATCGATTTGACCGAAACCCGTAGCATCGACAGCACCACCCTGGGCCTGCTGGCCAAACTGTCGATCCTGTCGCGGCAAAAGGTCGGCCTGCTGCCGACTGTCGTCACCACCCACGAAGACATCACGCGTCTGCTGCAGTCGATGGGCTTCGAGCAGGTGTTCAACATCGTCAACCACCCGGTGCCGTGCCCCGAGTGCCTGGACGACCTGCCGGATCAGGATCAGTCTGAAGAAGTGGTGCGGATCAAGGTGCTCGAAGCGCACAAGATCCTCATGGGCCTGAACGATTCCAACCGTGAAGCCTTTCATGATCTGGTGAATGCCCTCGAAAGACACTGA